The proteins below come from a single Trachemys scripta elegans isolate TJP31775 chromosome 16, CAS_Tse_1.0, whole genome shotgun sequence genomic window:
- the PMVK gene encoding phosphomevalonate kinase: MVCPGRAHVRGACGGVRSPMAGLPRLVLLLSGKRKSGKDFVAEEIQNRLGPDVCAILQLSGPLKEQYAKEHGLDFQRLLDASDYKETYRQDMIRWGEEKRNTDPGFFCRIVVEGVTQPVWVVSDTRRLSDVEWFQDVYGSTVQLVRVVATEETRKRRNWVFIVGVDNAESECGLDQGVTFDWVITNDGDELSLDSQLEKLLHFIYSKL, translated from the exons ATGGTCTGTCCCGGGCGGGCCCACGTGCGCGGGGCGTGCGGGGGTGTCAGGAGCCCCATGGCCGGGCTGCCgcggctggtgctgctgctgagcGGCAAGAGGAAGTCGGGCAAAGACTTCGTGGCGGAGGAAATACAGAACCG GTTGGGGCCGGATGTCTGCGCCATCCTCCAGCTGTCGGGACCCCTCAAGGAGCAGTATGCCAAG gagcACGGGCTGGATTTCCAGCGCCTGCTGGATGCCAGCGATTACAAAGAGACCTACCGGCAGGACATGATCcgctggggggaggagaaacgCAACACAGACCCGGGCTTCTTCTGCAGGATCGTGGTGGAGGGCGTAACACAGCCCGTCTGG GTGGTGAGTGACACCCGGCGCCTGTCGGACGTGGAGTGGTTCCAGGACGTGTACGGGTCCACGGTGCAGCTGGTGCGGGTGGTGGCGACGGAggagacgaggaagaggaggaactggGTGTTCATAGTGG GGGTGGACAATGCGGAGTCCGAGTGCGGCCTGGACCAGGGCGTGACCTTCGACTGGGTCATCACCAACGACGGGGACGAGCTGTCCCTGGACAGCCAGCTGGAGAAGCTGCTGCACTTCATCTACAGCAAATTATAG